Proteins encoded together in one Archangium lipolyticum window:
- a CDS encoding pilus assembly FimT family protein, with protein sequence MKRTQRGTTLMEIAVTLAVIGVITSVALVNMDDVRLKQSERDGLREISILAIQARTSARKGQYPVRLAVHPRTDRPGHIIRWEQLGCTNPTDKWGVDCPSAACQSNACGQGGCTCVAVGEPIPVPDTLDISALDGLCWLARSAQPRQRGTAGPHPTDCDKNAAPPQGPLRIKERGGVVHHLLQVDGLTGAMRMIDCTGSTPDPACTGP encoded by the coding sequence ATGAAGCGGACCCAGAGGGGAACGACCCTGATGGAGATCGCCGTGACGCTCGCGGTGATTGGAGTGATCACCTCGGTCGCCCTGGTGAACATGGACGACGTGCGGCTCAAGCAGAGCGAGCGCGATGGGCTCCGGGAGATCTCCATCCTGGCGATCCAGGCCCGCACCTCCGCCCGCAAGGGCCAGTACCCCGTGCGGCTGGCCGTGCACCCGCGCACGGACCGCCCGGGGCACATCATCCGCTGGGAGCAGCTGGGGTGCACGAACCCGACCGACAAGTGGGGCGTCGACTGCCCCTCCGCGGCCTGCCAGTCGAATGCCTGTGGTCAGGGGGGCTGCACCTGTGTCGCGGTGGGCGAGCCGATTCCCGTCCCCGACACGTTGGACATCTCCGCCCTGGACGGGCTGTGCTGGCTGGCCCGGAGCGCCCAGCCGCGCCAGCGCGGCACGGCGGGTCCACACCCCACGGACTGCGACAAGAACGCGGCACCGCCCCAGGGGCCCCTCCGCATCAAGGAGCGCGGTGGTGTGGTCCACCACCTGCTCCAGGTCGACGGGCTCACCGGGGCCATGCGGATGATCGACTGCACCGGGAGCACTCCGGACCCCGCGTGCACGGGGCCCTGA
- a CDS encoding PilW family protein, with protein MKQRVVGNGGFSLLEVMVASTISLIVLAAALWSAAELQRRGTLEESLMSAQNAMRAVRDLVVVDLQRAGTGAGSARMVFGSRPTGNADVRYAITVSAREPFDGSGLFPEDTLFALPSGPYATRASDALQVWSWDTEAQDAAGQPIPMFPLDTCPTPPPSPALYRSGDTLCMLTNPTVLVNRLVMVVKPATRTSCIMQVRAVNEVASAPIPYWQVTVTPGLPGNPPPAGDLCATPAAAPTVEYTNFWQHDTAGAFVMPVRGVSFRINWKSGGPVLERHEQTSDITPGLPAAPWVALSRDVEQLRARLGVKDNLAELDADVVWFPDASAAPSRPAIDSCDATCNALVPMPNGALWVPSTDEPTARDALMRRLRMVELSVTTRTSRADPALARKSGTDFVLDADGNPQDGYKRRTATVEVMPRNYSYAGVIP; from the coding sequence ATGAAGCAACGGGTGGTTGGAAACGGAGGCTTCTCCCTCCTCGAGGTGATGGTGGCCAGCACCATCTCGCTGATCGTGCTCGCGGCGGCCCTGTGGAGCGCCGCGGAGCTGCAGCGGCGCGGCACGCTGGAGGAGTCGCTGATGAGCGCGCAGAACGCCATGCGCGCGGTGCGGGATCTGGTCGTGGTCGACCTGCAGCGGGCGGGCACCGGGGCGGGAAGCGCGCGCATGGTCTTCGGCAGCCGGCCAACGGGAAACGCCGACGTACGCTATGCCATCACCGTCAGCGCACGGGAGCCCTTCGACGGCAGCGGCCTGTTTCCCGAGGACACGTTGTTCGCGCTGCCCTCGGGCCCCTATGCCACGCGGGCCTCGGACGCCTTGCAGGTGTGGAGCTGGGACACCGAGGCGCAAGACGCGGCGGGCCAACCCATCCCCATGTTCCCGCTGGACACGTGCCCGACGCCGCCCCCCTCCCCTGCCCTGTACCGCAGTGGCGACACCCTGTGCATGCTCACCAACCCCACCGTGCTGGTGAACCGGCTGGTGATGGTGGTCAAGCCCGCCACGCGGACCTCCTGCATCATGCAGGTGCGGGCGGTCAATGAGGTGGCCAGCGCGCCCATCCCCTATTGGCAGGTGACGGTGACGCCGGGCCTGCCGGGCAATCCACCCCCCGCGGGAGATCTGTGCGCGACCCCCGCGGCGGCCCCGACGGTCGAGTACACCAACTTCTGGCAGCACGACACCGCGGGCGCCTTCGTCATGCCCGTGCGTGGAGTGTCGTTCCGCATCAACTGGAAGAGCGGCGGCCCGGTGCTCGAGCGCCACGAGCAGACCTCCGACATCACTCCTGGCCTGCCCGCCGCCCCCTGGGTGGCCCTGTCCCGGGATGTCGAGCAGCTCCGGGCCCGGCTGGGGGTGAAGGACAACCTCGCCGAGCTGGACGCGGATGTCGTCTGGTTCCCCGATGCGTCCGCCGCGCCCTCACGTCCGGCGATCGATTCCTGTGACGCGACCTGCAACGCGCTGGTGCCCATGCCCAACGGCGCGCTCTGGGTGCCCAGCACGGACGAGCCCACCGCGAGGGATGCGCTGATGCGCAGGTTGCGCATGGTGGAGCTCTCGGTGACCACTCGCACCTCGCGGGCGGATCCCGCGCTGGCCAGGAAGAGCGGCACCGACTTCGTCCTGGACGCGGACGGCAACCCCCAGGACGGCTACAAGCGGCGCACCGCCACGGTCGAGGTCATGCCGCGCAACTACTCCTACGCGGGGGTGATTCCATGA
- a CDS encoding serine O-acetyltransferase: MGIDAMTLYRMARKLYLRGVPVLPAVLRKTIHFLHGSYIPAEAEIGEGTQLGYGGMGIVIHKDARIGRHCLISHQVTIGGRSGLKDLPVIGDYVRIGAGAKILGNIHIGDFAVIGANAVVVRDVAPGAVVGGIPAREIRRDADPLAAYEREMGLRPPVRRPEAVPSVPPSATSAAR; the protein is encoded by the coding sequence ATGGGCATTGATGCGATGACGCTGTATCGGATGGCTCGCAAGCTGTACCTGCGGGGCGTCCCCGTGTTGCCGGCCGTACTGCGCAAGACGATCCACTTCCTGCATGGCTCGTACATCCCCGCCGAGGCGGAGATCGGCGAGGGCACGCAGCTGGGCTACGGCGGCATGGGCATCGTCATCCACAAGGACGCCCGGATCGGCCGTCACTGCCTCATCTCCCACCAGGTGACGATCGGCGGACGCTCGGGGCTCAAGGATCTGCCCGTCATCGGCGACTACGTGCGCATTGGCGCGGGCGCCAAGATCCTCGGCAACATCCACATCGGGGACTTCGCCGTCATTGGCGCCAATGCCGTGGTGGTGCGGGACGTGGCTCCCGGCGCGGTGGTGGGAGGCATCCCGGCCAGGGAGATCCGCAGGGACGCGGATCCGCTCGCCGCCTACGAGCGCGAGATGGGACTGCGCCCGCCGGTGCGGCGCCCCGAGGCTGTCCCGTCCGTTCCTCCATCGGCGACGTCCGCCGCGCGGTAG
- a CDS encoding glycosyltransferase gives MRRSEELEVARRALRGRDLVVFSNDWDGDPLSKVHIMRILSRDNRVLWVNSIGNRAPKANAHDLQRIWKKLASFTEGIREVEPNLFVLAPLAIPFYGSEAVRTANRELLRAQVLRAMRSLHFKRPISWSFLPASAPVSGRLGEEFVVYHCVDEFSAFSDTNGRHIAELEDKLMRRADLVITSAERLRENKARVNPNTVLVRHGVDFNHFVKACDASTPIPEDIAKLPRPILGFFGLVADWVDLEAIAAAAKAHPEGSVVVIGKVAPDVDPSVLKSEPNIHLLGRKQYAELPGYCRAFDVALMPFKVNELTLNANPLKVREYLAAGLPVVSSDIPEVRKVGLCKLAKDTQDFVRKIDECLAEGAGPTRERAERIRHESWEAKVEEIRTFVGEAMLKAGRGL, from the coding sequence ATGCGGCGCAGTGAGGAACTGGAGGTGGCCCGCCGGGCCCTTCGTGGCAGGGATCTGGTGGTGTTCTCCAACGACTGGGATGGGGACCCGCTGTCCAAGGTCCACATCATGCGGATCCTCTCCCGGGACAACCGTGTCCTCTGGGTGAACAGCATCGGCAACCGGGCGCCGAAGGCCAACGCGCACGACCTGCAGCGCATCTGGAAGAAGCTGGCCTCGTTCACCGAGGGCATCCGCGAGGTGGAGCCGAACCTCTTCGTGCTCGCCCCGCTGGCCATTCCCTTCTACGGCTCGGAGGCGGTGCGCACCGCGAACCGCGAGCTGCTGCGCGCGCAGGTGCTGCGCGCCATGCGGTCGCTGCACTTCAAGCGGCCCATCTCCTGGTCGTTCCTGCCGGCCTCGGCGCCGGTGTCCGGGCGGCTGGGCGAGGAGTTCGTCGTCTACCACTGCGTGGACGAGTTCTCCGCCTTCAGCGACACCAACGGCCGGCACATCGCCGAGCTGGAGGACAAGCTGATGCGCCGGGCGGACCTGGTCATCACCTCGGCCGAGCGGCTGCGGGAGAACAAGGCGCGCGTCAACCCGAACACGGTGCTGGTGCGCCACGGCGTGGACTTCAACCACTTCGTGAAGGCGTGTGATGCCTCCACGCCGATTCCGGAGGACATCGCGAAGCTGCCTCGCCCCATCCTCGGCTTCTTCGGGCTGGTGGCGGACTGGGTGGATCTGGAGGCCATCGCCGCGGCGGCGAAGGCGCACCCCGAGGGCTCGGTGGTGGTCATCGGCAAGGTGGCGCCGGACGTGGATCCGTCGGTGCTCAAGTCCGAGCCCAACATCCACCTGCTCGGGCGCAAGCAGTACGCGGAGCTGCCCGGCTACTGCCGCGCCTTCGACGTGGCGCTCATGCCCTTCAAGGTGAACGAGCTCACGCTCAACGCCAACCCGCTCAAGGTGCGCGAGTACCTGGCGGCGGGCCTGCCCGTGGTGTCCTCGGACATCCCCGAGGTGCGCAAGGTGGGCCTGTGCAAGCTGGCCAAGGACACCCAGGACTTCGTGCGGAAGATCGACGAGTGCCTCGCGGAGGGCGCCGGCCCCACCCGTGAGCGGGCCGAGCGCATCCGCCACGAGAGCTGGGAGGCGAAGGTGGAGGAGATCCGCACCTTCGTGGGCGAGGCCATGCTCAAGGCCGGGCGCGGGCTGTAG
- a CDS encoding type IV pilus modification PilV family protein encodes MKHHHWKPRGVSLLESMVTAVVLILGIGMVAGTVIAVTKLNRRNLAQAQAYTIAEWWLERVTRIGCDAVANPNQPCGAIAALDHKEETVYWSASGAPTLQAPAAGDPEVRRPYRVSIDVDPPLEGNEQGDPVLNRQVAGVTLTRTVNVRVTVGWQDEGSGESFQAVALQTRVGP; translated from the coding sequence ATGAAGCACCACCACTGGAAACCCCGTGGGGTCTCCCTCCTGGAGTCCATGGTGACAGCGGTGGTGCTCATCCTGGGCATCGGCATGGTGGCTGGGACGGTGATCGCCGTCACCAAGCTCAACCGCCGCAACCTCGCCCAGGCGCAGGCGTACACCATCGCCGAGTGGTGGTTGGAGCGCGTCACACGCATCGGGTGTGACGCGGTGGCCAACCCGAACCAGCCTTGTGGGGCCATCGCGGCGTTGGATCACAAGGAAGAGACCGTCTACTGGAGCGCCAGCGGCGCGCCCACCTTGCAGGCCCCGGCGGCGGGAGACCCTGAAGTGCGCCGGCCGTACCGGGTGAGCATCGATGTGGATCCGCCGCTGGAGGGCAATGAGCAGGGCGACCCGGTCCTCAACCGCCAGGTGGCGGGAGTGACCCTGACGCGCACGGTCAACGTGCGCGTGACGGTCGGCTGGCAGGACGAGGGCAGCGGGGAGTCCTTCCAGGCGGTGGCCCTGCAGACGCGGGTGGGACCATGA
- a CDS encoding lipopolysaccharide biosynthesis protein, producing the protein MNEKSAPASSFLGKAGPLVLARLFTAGLTLSIPLVLARVLSLEDYGTYYQLFLIATTLYYVLPFGVVQSLYYFVPRTEEKRPWLGQALLFTSGAGLVGAALVWGLLGFVADRFGNPGLLPYRGTLAAYTAFLIGSFPLEISLTSQGRTKQSALVYLVSDAVRAAVMVVPCLLGAGLYGMMMAVAGFAFLRYVATWVVVPRGASGPLVRAKLWREQLVYAAPFGAAMALAIPQQNAHLYMVAGAVTPALYALYRVGCFQLPVVDLLYTPTSEVLMVRLGELDKQGRPEEGVLAFREAAGKLAFVFLPFAAFLFAAAPEFIGALFGAKFLPAVPIFRVSVLGVVLAILPMDGVLRARGHTRAIFISYLLKAVVTVPLVWLGVRHFGMMGGVVSWALAEVVGKCSLLVRVPAALSTPEHPLRVRDVIPWGELGKASLAALAAGVGVFLLRAGTEHAWLGLPEGFLWRVLPLALAGLLFLAGYVGVLYATGVRPLSVLASLRARRAG; encoded by the coding sequence GTGAACGAGAAGTCCGCTCCCGCCTCCTCCTTCCTGGGGAAGGCGGGACCGTTGGTGCTGGCCCGGCTGTTCACCGCCGGGCTCACCTTGTCCATTCCCCTCGTCCTGGCGCGGGTGCTGAGCCTCGAGGACTACGGCACCTACTACCAGCTCTTCCTCATCGCCACGACGCTCTACTACGTGCTGCCCTTCGGGGTGGTGCAGAGCCTCTACTACTTCGTGCCTCGCACCGAGGAGAAGCGGCCCTGGTTGGGCCAGGCGCTGCTCTTCACGTCCGGCGCGGGGCTGGTGGGCGCGGCGCTGGTGTGGGGGCTGCTCGGGTTCGTGGCGGACAGGTTCGGCAACCCGGGGCTGCTCCCGTACCGGGGGACGCTCGCGGCCTATACCGCCTTCCTGATCGGCTCCTTCCCGCTGGAGATCTCCCTCACCAGCCAGGGCCGCACGAAGCAGTCGGCGCTCGTGTACCTGGTGTCCGACGCCGTGCGCGCGGCCGTCATGGTGGTGCCGTGCCTGCTGGGCGCGGGCCTGTACGGGATGATGATGGCGGTGGCGGGCTTCGCCTTCCTCCGCTACGTGGCCACCTGGGTGGTGGTGCCGCGCGGGGCCTCGGGGCCCCTGGTGCGCGCGAAGCTGTGGCGCGAGCAGCTCGTGTACGCGGCGCCCTTCGGCGCGGCCATGGCGCTCGCCATTCCCCAGCAGAACGCCCACCTCTATATGGTCGCGGGCGCGGTGACTCCGGCCCTCTATGCCCTCTACCGCGTGGGGTGCTTCCAGCTGCCCGTGGTGGATCTGCTCTACACGCCCACCAGCGAGGTGCTCATGGTGCGCCTGGGCGAGCTGGACAAGCAGGGGCGTCCGGAGGAGGGCGTGCTGGCCTTCCGGGAGGCGGCGGGCAAGCTGGCGTTCGTCTTCCTGCCCTTCGCCGCGTTCCTCTTCGCGGCGGCTCCCGAGTTCATCGGCGCGCTCTTCGGCGCGAAGTTCCTCCCGGCCGTCCCCATCTTCCGGGTGAGCGTGCTGGGCGTGGTGCTCGCCATCCTTCCCATGGATGGCGTGCTGCGCGCGCGCGGGCACACGCGCGCCATCTTCATCTCGTACCTGCTGAAGGCGGTGGTGACGGTGCCGCTCGTGTGGTTGGGCGTGCGTCACTTCGGGATGATGGGCGGTGTCGTGTCCTGGGCATTGGCCGAGGTGGTGGGCAAGTGCTCACTGCTGGTGCGCGTGCCGGCGGCGCTGTCCACTCCGGAGCACCCGCTGCGTGTCCGGGACGTCATCCCCTGGGGCGAGCTGGGCAAGGCGTCCCTCGCGGCCCTGGCCGCCGGGGTGGGCGTCTTCCTGCTGCGCGCCGGGACGGAGCACGCCTGGCTCGGTCTGCCCGAGGGCTTCCTCTGGCGGGTCCTGCCGCTCGCGCTGGCCGGCCTGCTGTTCCTCGCGGGGTATGTGGGTGTCCTGTACGCGACGGGGGTGCGGCCGCTGAGCGTCCTCGCCAGCCTGCGTGCTCGTCGCGCCGGCTGA
- a CDS encoding glycosyltransferase family 4 protein, with translation MRVLLVGDYPPPHGGVAIHVQQLHGYLRERGVEAVVLDIGKGGRPAPDVIPVRTPTQYGKRLAGFLRDGWTVHVHTSGNNPKSWMLAATAGVRAPRSPRVITLHSGLLPDYLAASVSRRAFARVALAGYSRVVAVSEAVREALLRCGIPEEKLVVYPAFCGSQVRPGVEPLEVREARRRRRPLLAMAHHPSPVYGRQLMFRALRVLADELPGVGLAVFGPGTRSEEFLRDARECRVERHLEDMGELEHSRALALISRCDAFIRPTTHDGDAISVREALALGVPCVASDVCARPHGTYTFRADNSVDLANQVHRALANGPAQVVSPDAGPVLFELYGALAQPTMLGGGETHAAQ, from the coding sequence ATGCGAGTGCTCCTCGTCGGTGACTATCCGCCACCGCACGGTGGCGTGGCGATCCACGTCCAACAGCTCCACGGGTACCTGCGCGAGCGCGGGGTGGAGGCGGTGGTGCTGGACATCGGGAAGGGCGGCCGGCCGGCTCCGGACGTCATCCCCGTCCGCACCCCCACGCAGTACGGCAAACGGCTCGCGGGCTTCCTCCGGGACGGGTGGACGGTGCACGTCCACACCAGCGGCAACAACCCGAAGTCCTGGATGCTCGCGGCCACCGCGGGCGTGAGGGCGCCGCGCTCGCCGCGGGTCATCACGCTGCACTCGGGGCTGCTGCCGGACTACCTGGCCGCCTCCGTCTCGCGCCGTGCCTTCGCGCGGGTGGCCCTGGCCGGCTACTCGCGCGTGGTGGCCGTGTCCGAGGCCGTGCGCGAGGCGCTCCTGCGCTGCGGCATCCCCGAGGAGAAGCTCGTGGTGTACCCGGCCTTCTGCGGCTCGCAGGTGCGGCCGGGGGTGGAGCCCCTGGAGGTCCGGGAGGCACGGCGCCGCCGCCGGCCCCTGCTGGCCATGGCGCACCACCCCTCTCCCGTCTACGGCCGCCAGCTGATGTTCCGCGCGTTGAGGGTGCTCGCGGACGAGCTGCCCGGCGTGGGGCTCGCCGTCTTCGGGCCCGGCACCCGCTCGGAGGAGTTCCTCCGCGACGCCCGCGAGTGCCGAGTCGAGCGGCACCTCGAGGACATGGGCGAGCTGGAGCACTCGCGGGCGCTGGCGCTGATCTCCCGCTGCGATGCCTTCATCCGTCCCACCACGCACGACGGTGACGCCATCTCCGTGCGAGAGGCGCTCGCGCTCGGCGTGCCATGCGTGGCCAGCGACGTGTGCGCGCGGCCACACGGGACCTACACCTTCCGCGCGGACAACTCGGTGGACCTGGCGAACCAGGTGCATCGCGCGCTCGCGAACGGGCCCGCGCAGGTGGTGTCACCGGACGCGGGTCCGGTGCTGTTCGAACTGTACGGCGCTCTGGCGCAACCCACGATGCTGGGAGGAGGCGAGACTCATGCGGCGCAGTGA
- a CDS encoding polysaccharide deacetylase family protein encodes MAAWRRHQSGGRRILIVSYHRVVDDFSGELQRSIPGLLISQETFRRHLEGLAEADYEFASLGDALDVMAGRRTARKDLCVVTFDDGYRDVYRYGYPVLKEMGVPAITYLPAELIGTSQRFNHDRLFHLLRLLQSQQKQVLFDVMPAPAAELVETVLTGRKRLSAALDDFIGQYPSATLVETIQALEARLAPGSPLLPEQGDLMDWDEVRRMAKDGFEFGAHTLGHVVLTHEPLEVVEREVRESKALIEREAGITVRDFAYCNGWYSDEVIGVLKRNGFRSAVTTEDMSNLIGGDPFTLKRKVLWENFSVGLTGYSRSLTVCQLDDCFGVLGLRDPVPGRRPQQAKALGNPLVAAGPLGEVSW; translated from the coding sequence CTCCATCCCGGGGCTGCTCATCTCCCAGGAGACGTTCCGCAGGCACCTGGAGGGGCTCGCCGAGGCCGACTACGAGTTCGCCTCCCTTGGCGATGCGCTGGACGTGATGGCCGGCAGGCGCACGGCGCGCAAGGACCTGTGCGTCGTCACCTTCGATGACGGCTACCGCGACGTGTACCGGTACGGCTACCCCGTCCTCAAGGAGATGGGCGTGCCGGCCATCACCTACCTGCCGGCGGAGCTCATCGGCACTTCACAGCGCTTCAACCACGACCGGCTCTTCCACCTGCTGCGGCTGCTGCAGTCCCAGCAGAAGCAGGTGTTGTTCGACGTGATGCCCGCGCCCGCCGCGGAGCTGGTGGAGACGGTGCTCACCGGCCGCAAGCGGCTGTCCGCGGCGCTCGACGACTTCATCGGCCAGTATCCCTCCGCCACGCTCGTGGAGACCATCCAGGCGCTGGAGGCGCGGCTCGCGCCCGGCTCCCCGCTGCTCCCGGAGCAGGGGGACCTGATGGACTGGGACGAGGTGCGGCGCATGGCGAAGGACGGCTTCGAGTTCGGCGCGCACACCCTGGGCCACGTGGTGCTCACGCACGAGCCGCTCGAGGTGGTGGAGCGCGAGGTGCGCGAGTCCAAGGCCCTCATCGAGCGCGAGGCCGGCATCACCGTGCGCGACTTCGCCTACTGCAACGGGTGGTACTCGGACGAGGTCATCGGCGTGCTCAAGCGCAATGGCTTCCGCTCGGCCGTCACCACCGAGGACATGTCCAACCTGATCGGCGGCGACCCGTTCACCCTCAAGCGCAAGGTGCTCTGGGAGAACTTCAGCGTGGGCCTGACCGGGTACTCGCGCAGCCTCACCGTGTGCCAGCTGGATGACTGCTTCGGCGTGCTGGGTCTGAGGGATCCCGTGCCGGGCCGGCGCCCGCAGCAGGCCAAGGCCCTGGGCAATCCGCTCGTGGCTGCTGGCCCGCTGGGGGAGGTGTCCTGGTGA